A genomic region of Dactylococcopsis salina PCC 8305 contains the following coding sequences:
- a CDS encoding shikimate dehydrogenase, whose protein sequence is MITGKTKLLGVIGDPVEHSLSPVMQNAALNELGLDYVYVPLPVKKGDLNRALAGFTAIDLVGFNATIPHKQAIIPLLDRITPEAQKVGAVNTVWRTEKGWEGTNTDVDGFIAPLIPLDRDWSQVMPVILGNGGAARAVIVGCEKLGCSKVAVVGRNREKLEQFQRSWEETGLKTEICPYSWQDLPNLLSQTQLLVNTTPIGMSPQIESSPVEATALKHLPNGAIVYDLIYTPRPTRFLQLAQQLGEYTTIDGLEMLIQQGAIALETWLEQPIPIEVMREALHSVITCQESTISYFTLQIFPKS, encoded by the coding sequence ATGATTACAGGGAAAACAAAGTTGTTGGGAGTGATTGGTGATCCAGTGGAACATTCCCTGTCGCCAGTCATGCAAAATGCGGCGCTAAATGAGTTAGGTTTGGATTATGTTTATGTTCCCCTACCTGTGAAAAAAGGGGATTTAAACCGAGCGTTGGCTGGCTTTACAGCGATTGATTTGGTGGGGTTTAATGCGACAATTCCTCACAAACAGGCAATTATTCCTTTGCTCGATCGAATCACCCCAGAAGCGCAAAAAGTCGGGGCTGTGAACACTGTATGGCGCACGGAAAAGGGGTGGGAAGGCACAAATACCGATGTGGATGGTTTCATTGCGCCTTTAATCCCTCTCGATCGTGATTGGTCACAAGTTATGCCTGTGATTTTAGGAAATGGAGGAGCTGCACGAGCGGTAATTGTTGGTTGTGAGAAGTTGGGCTGTTCAAAAGTTGCTGTGGTGGGGCGGAATCGGGAGAAATTAGAGCAATTTCAGCGCAGTTGGGAGGAAACAGGGTTAAAAACAGAAATCTGTCCTTATTCTTGGCAGGATTTGCCCAATTTACTCTCTCAAACCCAATTATTAGTGAATACGACTCCGATCGGAATGTCCCCTCAAATTGAATCTTCCCCAGTCGAAGCAACAGCACTAAAACACCTTCCCAACGGCGCGATCGTTTATGATTTGATTTATACCCCTCGTCCTACCCGCTTTCTACAACTGGCGCAACAGTTAGGAGAATATACCACGATTGATGGTTTAGAAATGCTGATTCAACAAGGGGCGATCGCCCTCGAAACTTGGCTAGAACAACCGATTCCGATCGAGGTGATGAGAGAAGCACTGCACAGTGTGATAACTTGCCAAGAAAGCACAATTTCGTATTTTACGCTACAGATTTTCCCAAAATCGTAA
- a CDS encoding YrhK family protein, with protein sequence MPHLFTSRPRQYTLFDEKELGINQYNWELVNGILYIIGGITFIIGSIFFLPQYEHLLDIGAWIFFGGSLVYLIVTGQDLWESSRYLRSQTFLSLWDWLEFLVANVYVIGTVLFVVGSLFFLSDIDMIVTGSWCFIIGSLFFLIGACINIIEIAKASSIVKLQLLNITAIAFALGSTLFLVASIPYLWQPIDFQEQWLLFTYVAWEYIVGSILFFLGGAINYYRIYSTRIAKQLSLDL encoded by the coding sequence ATGCCTCATCTGTTTACATCTCGTCCTCGTCAATATACACTCTTCGACGAAAAAGAATTAGGTATCAATCAATATAATTGGGAATTAGTGAACGGAATCCTTTATATTATTGGTGGCATTACCTTTATTATCGGAAGCATATTTTTTCTTCCCCAATACGAACACTTACTTGATATCGGTGCTTGGATTTTCTTCGGTGGTTCACTGGTTTATTTAATTGTTACTGGTCAAGATTTATGGGAATCCTCTCGTTATTTACGCTCTCAAACCTTTTTAAGTCTTTGGGATTGGCTAGAATTTTTAGTTGCCAATGTTTATGTAATCGGAACCGTTTTATTTGTCGTGGGGAGTCTCTTCTTCTTATCAGATATTGATATGATTGTTACGGGTAGCTGGTGCTTTATTATCGGGAGTTTATTCTTTCTCATTGGTGCTTGTATCAATATTATTGAAATTGCCAAAGCCAGTTCGATCGTCAAACTCCAACTTTTAAATATTACCGCGATCGCCTTTGCTTTAGGATCAACTCTCTTTTTAGTTGCTTCAATTCCTTATCTTTGGCAACCGATCGATTTCCAAGAACAATGGTTATTATTTACTTACGTCGCTTGGGAATATATTGTCGGCAGTATTTTATTTTTTCTCGGAGGAGCTATCAATTACTACCGCATTTATAGCACTCGTATTGCTAAACAATTATCTCTAGATTTGTAA
- a CDS encoding DUF2358 domain-containing protein: protein MSIIETIEADYQKFPANQSYNIYAEDVYFKDPLTEFQGIKRYQSMINFISTWFKDINLELHSIKQIENTIHTEWTLNWTTPLPWQPRISIPGWSELKINTDQKIISHIDYWHCSRWEVLKQHFSL, encoded by the coding sequence ATGAGTATAATCGAAACGATCGAAGCAGACTATCAAAAATTTCCCGCCAATCAAAGCTATAACATTTATGCAGAAGATGTTTATTTTAAAGACCCCTTAACCGAATTTCAAGGAATCAAACGTTATCAATCAATGATCAACTTTATCAGCACTTGGTTTAAAGACATTAACCTCGAACTTCACAGCATCAAACAAATTGAAAACACTATCCATACTGAGTGGACACTCAACTGGACAACTCCCCTACCCTGGCAACCGCGCATCTCTATCCCAGGCTGGAGTGAATTAAAAATCAACACCGATCAAAAAATTATTTCTCATATTGATTATTGGCATTGTTCCCGTTGGGAGGTTCTCAAACAGCATTTTTCTCTGTAA
- a CDS encoding TRC40/GET3/ArsA family transport-energizing ATPase, whose translation MRVILMTGKGGVGKTSVAAATGLKCAELGYKTLVLSTDPAHSLADSFDQEMTHKPKKVRQNLDGAELDALVELEDNWGAVKRYITEVLQARGLEGVQAEELAILPGMDEIFGLVRMKRHYDEEEYDVLIVDSAPTGTALRLLSIPEVGGWYMRRFYKPFRGMSAALRPIVEPIFRPIAGFSLPTEEVMDAPYEFYEQIEALEKVLTDNKKTSVRLVTNPEKMVIKESARAHAYLSLYNVATDMVVANRIIPDEVSDPFFKKWKDSQQIYRQEIHDNFHPLPVKEVPLYSSEMCGLEALELLKETLYQGEDPTQVYHEENTIQVKQQEDGAYSLELYLPGIAKDKIQLNKTGDELNVRIGNHRRNLVLPQALAALQPRGAKMDEDYLKIRFAN comes from the coding sequence ATGCGCGTCATTTTAATGACAGGAAAGGGTGGAGTTGGGAAAACCTCAGTAGCAGCCGCGACAGGGCTAAAATGTGCCGAATTGGGCTATAAAACCCTTGTTCTCAGCACTGATCCCGCCCACTCCCTCGCAGATAGTTTTGATCAAGAAATGACCCACAAACCGAAGAAAGTGCGGCAAAACTTGGACGGTGCGGAATTAGATGCGCTAGTGGAATTAGAAGACAACTGGGGTGCAGTGAAACGCTACATCACAGAAGTTTTACAAGCGAGAGGATTAGAAGGAGTACAAGCAGAAGAATTGGCGATTCTTCCAGGCATGGACGAAATTTTTGGTTTAGTACGGATGAAACGCCATTACGATGAAGAAGAGTATGATGTTCTGATTGTGGATTCTGCGCCCACAGGAACCGCGCTACGTTTACTCAGCATTCCTGAAGTAGGAGGCTGGTATATGCGACGCTTTTATAAGCCCTTTCGAGGAATGTCGGCGGCGTTGCGTCCCATTGTTGAACCCATTTTCCGTCCCATTGCTGGCTTCTCTCTCCCCACAGAAGAAGTGATGGATGCCCCTTATGAATTTTACGAGCAAATTGAGGCTTTAGAAAAGGTTTTAACCGATAATAAGAAAACCTCGGTGCGGTTAGTCACTAACCCAGAAAAAATGGTGATCAAAGAATCCGCCCGCGCTCATGCTTATCTGAGCTTGTATAATGTAGCAACAGATATGGTCGTCGCTAATCGTATTATTCCCGACGAAGTAAGTGATCCGTTTTTCAAAAAATGGAAAGATAGCCAACAAATTTATCGTCAAGAAATCCACGATAATTTTCATCCTTTACCCGTGAAAGAAGTTCCTCTCTACTCCTCGGAAATGTGCGGTTTAGAGGCACTGGAATTACTGAAAGAAACCCTTTATCAGGGAGAAGACCCAACGCAAGTTTACCATGAAGAAAACACCATTCAGGTTAAACAACAGGAAGATGGGGCATATAGTTTAGAGTTGTATCTACCTGGCATAGCGAAAGATAAAATTCAGTTAAATAAAACTGGGGATGAATTAAATGTTCGCATTGGAAACCATCGGCGGAATCTTGTTTTACCCCAAGCGTTGGCTGCGTTACAACCGAGAGGGGCAAAAATGGATGAGGATTACTTAAAAATTCGTTTTGCTAATTAA
- a CDS encoding RNA-guided endonuclease InsQ/TnpB family protein produces MRRAIKVRLYPTQSQQSQLNQVMGCARYWWNYALALCKQHYKDTGKGLGRTTLNAYLPNLKSQEETAFLKDCPSQVLQATTLNLTKAYKNFFEGRARYPRFKSFHQRQSCQFPQSVKIVDNQALKLPKMKGLVKAKIHRLFEDGELKTVTISRTPTGKYYASLLFETQQEEPTPVTEGKVAGIDLGIKDFAIVNDGEKCSKFPNPKHLSKHEKNLKRKQKKLARKQKGSQSREKARKLVAKVHERVSNTRQDYLHKISRTIVDNNQVVVVENLNIKGMVRNHKLAKAISDVGWGMFVNFLDYKLKEKGGVLVEIDRWFPSSKLCSNCHYEMESLDLSVREWTCPKCGTHHDRDENASANIRAEGIRMLTVSGTGTAAVGGDRSPKLGRKVKFGHSPMEESSDSSESTEAPLTASA; encoded by the coding sequence ATGCGTAGAGCAATCAAGGTACGGCTATATCCAACTCAATCTCAGCAGTCCCAACTCAATCAAGTAATGGGATGTGCTAGATATTGGTGGAATTATGCTCTAGCTCTATGCAAACAGCATTATAAAGATACAGGAAAGGGGTTAGGGCGAACGACTCTTAATGCTTATCTTCCCAACTTAAAAAGTCAGGAAGAAACCGCTTTTCTCAAAGACTGTCCTTCTCAAGTCTTACAAGCCACCACCTTAAATCTGACTAAGGCTTATAAGAACTTTTTTGAGGGGCGTGCAAGGTATCCGAGATTCAAAAGTTTTCATCAAAGACAGTCTTGCCAATTTCCCCAAAGTGTCAAGATAGTCGATAATCAAGCCTTAAAACTACCCAAGATGAAAGGGCTGGTCAAAGCAAAAATCCATCGACTTTTTGAGGATGGGGAGTTAAAGACAGTCACCATTAGTCGAACCCCTACTGGGAAGTATTACGCTTCTTTATTGTTTGAGACTCAACAGGAAGAACCAACGCCAGTTACAGAAGGTAAGGTGGCGGGAATTGATTTAGGAATCAAGGATTTTGCTATTGTTAACGATGGTGAGAAATGTTCTAAATTTCCTAACCCTAAGCACCTCTCTAAACATGAGAAAAATCTCAAGCGTAAACAGAAAAAGTTAGCACGTAAACAAAAAGGTTCTCAATCAAGAGAAAAAGCGAGAAAGCTAGTCGCTAAGGTACACGAACGAGTTAGCAATACCCGCCAAGACTACCTCCATAAGATATCCCGAACAATTGTGGATAATAATCAGGTAGTCGTAGTGGAGAATTTGAACATCAAGGGTATGGTTCGTAACCACAAACTAGCAAAAGCAATTTCTGATGTCGGTTGGGGAATGTTTGTCAACTTTTTGGACTATAAACTCAAAGAAAAAGGTGGGGTTTTAGTCGAAATTGATAGATGGTTTCCTAGCTCTAAACTTTGCTCTAATTGTCATTATGAAATGGAAAGTCTAGACTTGAGTGTTAGAGAATGGACTTGTCCGAAATGTGGCACTCACCATGATCGTGACGAAAATGCAAGTGCAAACATAAGAGCAGAGGGAATCAGAATGCTTACCGTCTCTGGAACGGGGACGGCTGCGGTAGGAGGGGATAGAAGTCCTAAACTTGGTCGTAAGGTCAAGTTTGGGCATTCCCCGATGGAAGAGTCTTCGGATTCTTCTGAGAGTACCGAAGCCCCACTCACAGCGTCAGCTTGA
- the pheS gene encoding phenylalanine--tRNA ligase subunit alpha: protein MTSSSLDLETQLSDLKTNALSAIAQTSDLETLEQLRVQYLGKKGQLSQVLRGMGKLSAEERPRIGSLANEVKEAIQGAIEQRQENLQKSQLEAKLASETLDVTMPGVMRSLGQVHPLNGMIDKMLDIFVGLGYTVAEGYEVETDYYNFEALNTPQDHPARDMQDTFYLPDGNLLRTHTSSVQIRYMEQHEPPLRVIAPGRVYRRDTVDATHSAVFHQLELLAVEEGLRFTDLRGTIKEFLRQMFGDDLQVRFRASYFPFTEPSAEVDVQWQGKWLEVLGCGMVDPNVLKAVGYDPERYTGFAAGLGVERFAMVLHQMDDIRRLYNSDLRFLRQFI from the coding sequence ATGACTTCTTCTTCCCTCGATTTAGAAACTCAACTCAGTGATTTAAAAACCAACGCTCTGAGCGCGATCGCGCAAACAAGTGATTTAGAGACCCTTGAACAGTTGCGAGTGCAATATCTGGGTAAAAAAGGACAACTCTCCCAAGTGTTACGAGGGATGGGGAAACTTTCAGCAGAAGAACGTCCTCGCATTGGATCACTGGCAAATGAGGTTAAAGAAGCGATTCAAGGCGCGATCGAGCAAAGGCAAGAAAACCTACAAAAATCACAACTAGAAGCCAAACTCGCCTCAGAAACCCTAGATGTCACAATGCCTGGGGTGATGCGTTCTCTTGGACAAGTGCATCCTCTCAACGGTATGATTGACAAAATGCTGGATATTTTCGTTGGCTTAGGCTACACCGTCGCTGAGGGATACGAAGTCGAAACCGACTACTATAACTTTGAAGCGCTGAACACCCCTCAAGATCACCCAGCGCGAGATATGCAGGACACTTTCTATCTTCCCGATGGGAACTTATTACGCACTCATACGTCATCAGTACAAATCCGTTACATGGAACAACACGAGCCACCGTTGCGGGTAATCGCACCAGGACGAGTTTATCGACGAGACACAGTAGATGCTACTCATTCCGCCGTTTTCCATCAACTAGAATTATTAGCAGTGGAAGAGGGATTAAGATTCACTGACCTACGGGGAACAATCAAAGAATTTTTACGACAGATGTTTGGGGACGATCTACAGGTGCGCTTTCGGGCGAGTTATTTCCCCTTCACTGAACCTTCCGCAGAAGTCGATGTGCAGTGGCAGGGAAAATGGTTAGAAGTGTTAGGCTGTGGGATGGTTGACCCCAATGTTTTAAAAGCAGTGGGTTATGATCCTGAACGTTACACAGGATTTGCCGCCGGGTTAGGTGTAGAACGTTTCGCAATGGTATTACACCAGATGGATGATATTCGGCGGTTGTATAACAGCGATTTACGTTTCTTGCGACAGTTTATTTAA
- the pyk gene encoding pyruvate kinase yields the protein MSVNSFSHRTKIVATIGPASQSEMVIRELVKAGMNVARLNFSHGSYDDHGRTIERLRKISTELDHPITLLQDLQGPKIRVGQLPKGEITLNAGEKVILIPNSIKENIANCIPIDYPHLAEDAQPGAQVLLDDGNLELEVGKIEGTQVYCRVITGGILKSRKGVNFPNLNLSLPSLTAKDQEDLEFGIAQEIDWVCLSFVRGVEDIHCLKDFLKFREANIPVIAKIEKPQAIENFDELVKECDGMMVARGDLGVEMRPEKVPLLQKKIIQSCNKKGIPVITATQMLESMINSPRPTRAEASDVANAIIDGTDAIMLSGESAMGNYPIAAIKTMASIAEEIEPEVQFINYPPAEKTETHALSESLNCIDKIINLRCIACFTTTGYTARIASDERPKAPIVAFTPSLVVYHRLNLIWGVKPLLLQPQEEGLEVLITEMESCLLQRNLVASGDKILILGGSPIQQAKGTNFLKIHTVSREN from the coding sequence ATGTCTGTTAATTCCTTTTCCCATCGCACAAAAATTGTCGCTACCATCGGACCAGCAAGTCAATCGGAAATGGTGATCCGTGAACTGGTAAAAGCAGGAATGAATGTGGCTCGTTTAAACTTTTCTCATGGCAGTTATGATGATCATGGGAGGACGATCGAGCGCCTCAGAAAAATCTCTACAGAATTAGATCATCCGATCACGCTTTTACAAGATTTACAAGGACCAAAAATTCGGGTGGGTCAACTTCCAAAAGGAGAAATAACTCTCAACGCTGGCGAAAAAGTTATCTTAATTCCCAATTCCATCAAGGAGAATATTGCTAATTGTATTCCCATTGATTATCCTCATCTAGCAGAAGACGCACAACCTGGCGCACAGGTTTTATTAGATGATGGAAACCTAGAGTTAGAAGTGGGAAAAATTGAAGGGACACAGGTTTATTGTCGTGTGATTACTGGAGGAATTTTAAAAAGTCGGAAAGGCGTTAATTTTCCCAACTTAAACCTTTCTCTTCCCTCTCTTACGGCTAAAGATCAAGAAGATTTAGAGTTTGGAATTGCACAGGAAATTGATTGGGTTTGTTTAAGTTTTGTGCGCGGTGTTGAGGACATTCATTGTCTGAAAGACTTCCTGAAATTTCGAGAAGCAAATATTCCAGTGATTGCGAAAATTGAAAAACCACAGGCGATCGAAAATTTCGATGAATTAGTTAAAGAATGCGATGGGATGATGGTAGCACGAGGGGATTTAGGCGTAGAAATGCGACCCGAAAAAGTCCCTTTATTACAAAAGAAAATCATTCAAAGTTGTAATAAAAAAGGGATTCCTGTGATTACAGCGACGCAAATGTTAGAGAGTATGATTAATTCTCCTCGTCCCACTCGCGCTGAGGCTTCTGATGTTGCTAATGCTATCATTGATGGTACAGATGCGATCATGCTGTCGGGAGAGTCTGCAATGGGAAATTATCCCATTGCAGCTATTAAAACCATGGCTTCGATCGCAGAAGAAATTGAGCCAGAAGTACAGTTTATTAATTATCCTCCTGCGGAAAAAACGGAAACTCATGCTTTAAGTGAATCTCTAAATTGTATCGACAAAATTATTAATTTGCGCTGTATTGCTTGCTTTACTACCACTGGTTACACGGCTCGCATTGCTTCTGATGAACGCCCAAAAGCCCCAATTGTTGCGTTTACCCCCAGTTTAGTAGTGTATCATCGTTTAAATTTGATTTGGGGGGTAAAACCGTTATTATTACAACCGCAAGAGGAGGGTTTAGAAGTATTAATTACGGAAATGGAGTCTTGTTTGCTACAACGGAATTTAGTGGCTTCTGGTGATAAAATATTGATTCTGGGTGGCTCTCCAATACAGCAAGCAAAAGGGACAAATTTCTTAAAAATTCATACTGTGTCTAGAGAAAATTAA
- a CDS encoding GNAT family N-acetyltransferase → MKEIYNDFLIRSWEKRDQAVVREIIDQILTEYGLTFDPKDADQDVVEVEQFYQETGGEFWVVEQEEKIVGTAGYYPISRGNKAVEIRKMYLLPIVRGQGLGTYLLRELERAIAAQGYEEIWLETATVLQEAVRLYENNGYQIATGVETARCDRVYWKKLNYFNDYHRD, encoded by the coding sequence ATGAAAGAAATTTATAATGATTTCTTAATTCGGTCTTGGGAAAAGCGCGATCAAGCAGTGGTGAGGGAAATTATTGATCAAATTTTAACCGAATATGGACTGACATTTGATCCCAAAGATGCCGATCAAGATGTGGTAGAGGTAGAACAATTTTATCAAGAAACGGGAGGAGAATTCTGGGTTGTAGAACAGGAAGAAAAAATTGTCGGAACTGCTGGTTATTATCCCATTTCTCGTGGCAATAAAGCCGTAGAAATTCGGAAAATGTATCTGTTGCCAATAGTGCGAGGACAAGGCTTAGGAACGTATTTATTAAGGGAATTAGAAAGGGCGATCGCCGCTCAAGGTTATGAAGAAATTTGGCTAGAAACGGCGACAGTTTTACAAGAAGCAGTCCGACTTTATGAAAACAATGGTTATCAAATTGCTACAGGTGTAGAAACCGCCAGATGCGATCGGGTTTACTGGAAAAAATTAAACTATTTTAATGATTATCATCGAGATTAA
- a CDS encoding aspartate kinase, with amino-acid sequence MALVVQKFGGTSVGSVERIKKVAHRVSETVKAGNQVVVVVSAMGKTTDELVSLAQKVSRHPSRREMDMLLSTGEQVSIALLSMALQELGQPALSLTGAQMGIVTETDHSRARILEIKPDRAQRHLEKGEVVVVAGFQGISHSEDLEITTLGRGGSDTSAVALAAALQADYCEIYTDVPGILTTDPRLVPEARLMSAITCDEMLELASLGAKVLHPRAVEIARNYGVTLVVRSSWSDEPGTKVISPLSQSRSLSGLEIGKAVDSVQLDTSQGQVVLLRVPDSPGIAGKLFGEIASQNVDVDLIIQSIHEGNTNDIAFTVQREVIDTAEAVASAIAPSLRSSDSVNEAEVMTKPKIATVAITGAGMIGRPGIAAKMFSTLAEANVNIRMISTSEVKIGCVIEETDGDRAVNALCEAFSLNSSPVFSHAPKTDHPPVRGVALDMNQTQIAIRHVPDYPGRAAKIFGKLATENISVDMIIQSQRSHLVNQIPSRDLAFTVAKTDTEITQKTLKNLLPEIGAQDILVDEDIAKVSVVGAGMVGNPGVAAKMFSALAQEQINIKMITTSEIKISCVVAKSQGEIALKTIHQVFNLDDNH; translated from the coding sequence ATGGCTCTAGTTGTTCAAAAGTTTGGCGGCACTTCGGTGGGATCGGTAGAGCGCATTAAAAAGGTAGCTCACCGAGTATCGGAAACTGTAAAAGCAGGAAATCAGGTTGTTGTCGTGGTTTCAGCGATGGGAAAAACCACAGACGAGTTAGTGAGTTTGGCGCAAAAGGTTTCTCGTCATCCCAGTCGGCGAGAAATGGATATGTTACTCTCTACAGGAGAACAGGTTTCGATCGCGCTGTTAAGCATGGCGTTACAGGAATTAGGACAACCAGCGTTATCCTTAACAGGAGCGCAAATGGGGATTGTCACCGAAACCGATCACAGTCGCGCTCGTATTTTAGAAATTAAGCCCGATCGCGCTCAACGTCACTTAGAAAAAGGGGAAGTGGTTGTTGTCGCTGGCTTTCAAGGAATCAGCCACAGTGAAGATTTAGAAATCACAACGTTAGGGAGAGGTGGATCAGATACTTCCGCCGTCGCCCTTGCCGCCGCCCTCCAAGCAGATTACTGTGAAATTTACACTGACGTTCCTGGTATTTTAACCACAGACCCCCGTTTAGTGCCAGAAGCTCGGTTAATGTCAGCGATTACCTGTGATGAAATGCTGGAATTGGCAAGTTTAGGGGCAAAAGTCTTACATCCTCGCGCCGTCGAAATTGCGAGGAATTATGGAGTCACCCTCGTGGTTCGATCGAGTTGGAGTGATGAACCTGGAACCAAAGTTATTTCCCCCTTATCCCAATCCCGTTCCCTCAGTGGTTTGGAAATTGGGAAAGCAGTGGATAGTGTACAGTTGGATACTTCTCAAGGACAAGTCGTTTTATTGAGAGTTCCCGACTCCCCAGGTATCGCAGGGAAATTATTCGGGGAAATTGCCAGTCAAAACGTCGATGTGGATTTAATTATTCAGTCCATCCATGAAGGAAATACCAACGATATCGCCTTCACCGTACAACGAGAGGTAATTGACACCGCAGAAGCCGTCGCCAGCGCGATCGCGCCCTCTCTGCGCTCTTCTGACAGTGTAAACGAAGCAGAAGTAATGACCAAACCGAAAATCGCCACCGTTGCGATCACGGGAGCGGGAATGATTGGTCGTCCTGGTATTGCCGCGAAAATGTTTTCTACCTTAGCAGAGGCTAACGTGAATATTCGGATGATTTCCACTTCTGAAGTCAAAATCGGATGTGTCATTGAAGAAACCGACGGCGATCGCGCGGTTAACGCCCTCTGTGAAGCCTTTTCTCTCAATAGTTCCCCCGTATTCTCTCATGCTCCCAAAACCGATCATCCTCCTGTGCGCGGAGTCGCCCTCGACATGAACCAAACCCAAATCGCCATCCGTCATGTTCCCGACTATCCAGGAAGAGCCGCCAAAATCTTTGGCAAACTCGCCACAGAAAACATCAGCGTTGATATGATTATCCAATCTCAACGGTCTCACCTCGTTAATCAAATTCCGAGCCGTGATCTAGCGTTCACGGTAGCAAAAACCGATACGGAAATTACGCAAAAAACCTTAAAAAATCTTCTCCCTGAAATTGGCGCTCAGGATATACTTGTGGATGAAGACATTGCTAAAGTTAGCGTTGTGGGTGCGGGAATGGTGGGAAACCCTGGAGTTGCCGCCAAAATGTTTTCGGCTTTGGCACAAGAGCAAATTAACATCAAAATGATCACGACTTCCGAGATTAAAATTAGCTGTGTTGTTGCCAAATCTCAAGGAGAAATTGCCTTGAAAACTATCCATCAAGTTTTTAATCTCGATGATAATCATTAA
- a CDS encoding pyridoxine 5'-phosphate synthase — MSNQGRKQEQPTIVTLGVNIDHIATIRQARRTIEPDPIAGAVLAELGGADGITVHLREDRRHIQDRDVRLLRETVQTHLNLEMAATPEMISIALEIKPDYVTVVPEKREEVTTEGGLDVAGDSSRMTHLVEQLQSAEIPVSWFIDPDSRQIEAAAKTGAKFIELHTGRYAEAKTETTREGELAHLQESCELALSLGLRVNAGHGLTYHNVAPIATLPGMEELNIGHSIISRAVLVGLERAVREMKSIIKS; from the coding sequence ATGAGCAATCAGGGGAGAAAACAAGAGCAACCGACGATCGTCACCCTCGGCGTAAATATCGACCATATCGCCACGATTCGACAAGCTAGACGCACGATCGAACCTGATCCGATAGCAGGAGCGGTTTTAGCAGAATTAGGCGGCGCTGATGGGATTACCGTCCATTTGCGAGAAGATCGTCGCCACATTCAAGATCGTGATGTTCGTCTCTTACGGGAAACGGTACAAACCCATCTCAATTTGGAAATGGCAGCAACTCCAGAAATGATTTCGATCGCGCTAGAAATCAAGCCTGATTATGTGACCGTTGTGCCAGAAAAAAGAGAAGAAGTAACCACCGAAGGCGGCTTAGATGTCGCTGGTGATTCCTCCAGAATGACTCATCTAGTGGAACAACTCCAGAGTGCTGAGATTCCCGTCAGTTGGTTTATTGATCCAGACTCCCGTCAAATTGAAGCGGCGGCGAAAACAGGCGCAAAATTCATCGAACTTCATACAGGAAGATATGCAGAAGCCAAAACCGAAACCACTCGTGAGGGAGAATTAGCCCATCTCCAAGAAAGTTGTGAACTGGCGCTTTCCCTCGGTTTGCGAGTCAACGCGGGACATGGGTTAACCTATCATAATGTTGCACCCATTGCGACTCTTCCAGGGATGGAAGAACTTAATATTGGTCATAGTATCATCAGCCGTGCTGTGTTGGTAGGATTAGAACGAGCCGTTCGTGAAATGAAATCAATCATCAAAAGTTAA
- a CDS encoding MgPME-cyclase complex family protein, translated as MTTYHYVLASQKFLLEEEPFQEVLEERYRYYKEHNQEIDFWLVKQPAFLEAPSLQSVKEKCPQPAVAVISTNVNFINWLKLRLEYVLTGSFDAPSEEISDPLASLESVNSDQ; from the coding sequence ATGACAACTTACCATTACGTTTTAGCCAGTCAAAAATTCCTTTTAGAAGAAGAGCCTTTTCAAGAAGTATTAGAAGAACGATATCGTTATTATAAAGAACACAACCAAGAAATTGATTTTTGGTTAGTGAAACAACCCGCCTTTTTAGAAGCGCCCTCTTTGCAATCTGTTAAGGAAAAATGTCCACAACCTGCGGTAGCTGTCATTTCTACCAATGTTAATTTTATTAATTGGTTAAAGCTACGGTTGGAATATGTTTTAACGGGAAGTTTTGACGCACCTTCTGAGGAAATTTCTGATCCTTTAGCTTCTCTGGAATCAGTGAACAGTGATCAGTGA